A single genomic interval of Brassica oleracea var. oleracea cultivar TO1000 unplaced genomic scaffold, BOL UnpScaffold00802, whole genome shotgun sequence harbors:
- the LOC106320099 gene encoding ABC transporter B family member 4-like encodes MASESGLNGDSNIVEEVSETKRSRDVEEDEEVKKTEKNNNTEEHEKTKTVPFYKLFAFADSFDFLLMTLGTLGSIGNGLGFPIMTILFGDLVDAFGENQTDSNVADKVSKVALKFVWLGIGTLAAAFLQLSGWMISGERQAARIRSMYLKTILRQDIAFFDVDTNTGEVVGRMSGDTVLIQDAMGEKVGKAIQLLATFVGGFVIAFIRGWLLTLVMLSSIPLLVMAGAGLAIVIARTASRGQTAYAKAAVVVEQTIGSIRTVASFTGEKQAISNYNKHLVTAYKAGVIEGGSTGLGLGTLFLVVFCSYALAVWYGGKLILDKGYTGGQVLNIIISVLTGSMSLGQASPCLTAFAAGQAAAYKMFETIERRPDIDSYSTDGKVLDDIKGDIELKDVYFTYPARPDEQIFRGFSLFISSGTTVALVGQSGSGKSTVVSLIERFYDPQAGEVLIDGVNLKEFQLKWIRSKIGLVSQEPVLFTSSIKDNIAYGKEDATLEEIKAAAELANASKFVDKLPQGLDTMVGEHGTQLSGGQKQRIAVARAILKDPRILLLDEATSALDAESERVVQEALDRIMVNRTTVVVAHRLSTVRNADTIAVIHQGKIVEKGSHTELLKDPEGAYSQLIRLQEEKKPEETQAGERKMSSIESFKQSSFRKSSLGRSLSKGGSSRGNSSRHSFNMFGFPSGIEGNDVVQDQEEDDTTEPKTKPKKVSIRRIAALNKPEIPVLILGTISAAANGVILPIFGILIASVIKAFFKPPKELKEDTSFWAIIFMVLGFASVIAYPAQTFFFSIAGCKLVQRIRSMCFEKVVHMEVGWFDESEHSSGTIGARLSADAAAIRGLVGDALAQMVQNLSSILAGLIIAFLACWQLAFVVLAMLPLIAVNGFLYMKFMKGFSADAKKMYGEASQVANDAVGSIRTVASFCAEDKVMNMYTKKCEGPMKTGIRQGIVSGIGFSVSFFVLFASYGTSFYVGARLVDDNKTTFDSVFRVFFALTMTAIAISQSSSLSPDSSKADIAAASIFGIIDRESKIDPSVESGRVLDTVKGDIELRPVSFKYPSRPDVQIFQDLCLSIRAGKTVALVGESGSGKSTVIALLQRFYDPDSGEITLDGAEMKTLRLKWLRQQTGLVSQEPILFNETIRDNIAYGKGGDASESEIVSAAELSNAHGFISGLQQGYDTMVGERGIELSGGQKQRMAIARAIVKDPKVLLLDEATSALDAESERVVQDALDRVMVHRLRLWWLTGYRRLITRM; translated from the exons ATGGCTTCAGAGAGCGGTTTAAACGGAGATTCAAATATAGTAGAAGAGGTTTCCGAGACCAAAAGAAGCAGAGATgtagaagaagacgaagaagtgaagaaaacagagaagaacAACAACACCGAAGAACATGAGAAAACGAAAACGGTGCCGTTTTACAAGCTTTTTGCTTTTGCGGATTCCTTTGACTTCCTCTTGATGACCCTGGGGACGCTTGGATCTATCGGAAACGGACTCGGCTTCCCTATAATGACCATACTGTTCGGAGATCTAGTAGATGCTTTTGGAGAGAACCAGACTGACTCAAACGTTGCCGACAAAGTTTCCAAA GTAGCTCTGAAGTTCGTATGGCTTGGAATCGGTACTTTAGCGGCTGCTTTTCTAC AGTTGTCTGGTTGGATGATCTCTGGAGAAAGACAAGCAGCGAGAATAAGAAGTATGTATCTAAAGACAATATTAAGACAAGACATAGCCTTTTTTGACGTTGATACAAACACTGGCGAAGTCGTTGGACGAATGTCTGGTGACACTGTGCTAATCCAAGATGCCATGGGAGAGAAG GTGGGGAAAGCTATACAGCTTCTAGCAACATTTGTTGGAGGCTTTGTGATAGCGTTTATAAGAGGATGGCTGTTAACTCTAGTCATGTTATCTTCAATACCACTTCTTGTGATGGCTGGTGCGGGTCTGGCTATCGTCATCGCTAGAACCGCTTCTCGTGGACAAACCGCTTATGCTAAAGCTGCGGTTGTAGTTGAGCAAACAATCGGTTCCATAAGAACG GTTGCTTCGTTTACTGGAGAGAAACAAGCGATAAGCAATTACAATAAACATCTTGTCACTGCTTATAAAGCAGGAGTCATAGAAGGTGGTTCAACAGGATTAGGACTTGGCACACTCTTTCTTGTAGTCTTTTGTAGCTACGCTTTAGCTGTTTGGTATGGAGGAAAGTTGATTCTTGATAAAGGGTACACAGGAGGACAAGTTctcaacatcatcatctctGTTTTAACTGGATCCAT gtCTTTAGGTCAAGCATCTCCTTGTTTAACAGCATTTGCAGCTGGACAAGCTGCAGCCTACAAGATGTTTGAGACAATAGAGAGAAGACCTGACATTGATTCTTATAGTACAGATGGTAAAGTCCTGGATGACATCAAAGGAGACATTGAGCTTAAAGATGTCTACTTCACTTACCCTGCGAGGCCAGATGAGCAGATTTTTCGCGGTTTTTCGCTGTTTATCTCGAGTGGAACAACCGTGGCATTAGTTGGACAGAGTGGGAGTGGGAAGTCTACTGTTGTGAGTCTGATAGAGAGGTTTTACGATCCGCAAGCCGGTGAAGTTCTCATAGATGGTGTTAACCTAAAAGAGTTTCAGCTCAAATGGATCAGAAGCAAGATAGGACTTGTGAGTCAAGAACCGGTTCTCTTCACTTCAAGCATCAAGGACAACATAGCTTACGGTAAAGAAGACGCTACACTCGAAGAGATCAAAGCAGCTGCTGAGCTTGCAAACGCTTCCAAGTTTGTGGATAAGCTTCCTCAGGGTTTGGATACAATGGTTGGAGAGCACGGCACCCAGCTTTCGGGTGGGCAGAAACAGAGGATCGCTGTAGCCAGAGCCATACTAAAAGATCCGAGAATCTTGCTTTTAGATGAAGCTACAAGCGCGCTTGATGCAGAGTCAGAGAGAGTGGTTCAAGAAGCCCTTGATAGGATAATGGTTAACCGGACTACTGTTGTGGTTGCTCACCGGTTAAGCACGGTGCGAAACGCTGATACAATCGCTGTGATTCACCAGGGAAAGATTGTGGAGAAAGGCTCTCACACTGAGCTACTAAAGGACCCTGAAGGAGCTTATTCTCAGCTCATACGTCttcaagaagagaagaaaccTGAAGAGACTCAAGCTGGTGAGCGTAAGATGTCATCAATAGAATCATTCAAGCAATCTAGTTTCAGAAAATCGTCTCTAGGCCGGTCACTAAGCAAAGGAGGATCATCCAGAGGAAACAGCAGCAGACATTCTTTCAACATGTTTGGTTTCCCATCAGGTATTGAAGGAAACGACGTCGTTCAAGATCAAGAAGAGGATGATACTACAGAGCCCAAGACCAAACCAAAGAAAGTATCTATCCGTAGAATCGCAGCTCTAAACAAACCAGAGATCCCCGTTCTCATACTCGGAACAATCTCAGCGGCAGCAAACGGTGTTATACTTCCTATCTTCGGTATACTAATCGCAAGCGTCATCAAAGCCTTCTTCAAACCGCCTAAGGAGCTTAAAGAGGACACGAGCTTCTGGGCCATTATCTTCATGGTTCTTGGTTTCGCTTCCGTCATCGCCTACCCGGCGCAAACCTTCTTCTTTTCTATAGCTGGTTGTAAGCTAGTGCAGAGGATAAGGAGCATGTGTTTTGAGAAAGTGGTTCACATGGAAGTTGGATGGTTTGATGAATCAGAGCATTCTAGTGGAACCATTGGTGCAAGGCTATCGGCAGATGCTGCGGCGATACGTGGACTAGTGGGAGATGCTTTGGCTCAGATGGTTCAGAATCTTTCTTCTATATTGGCTGGTTTGATTATTGCGTTCTTGGCGTGTTGGCAGTTGGCTTTTGTCGTTCTTGCCATGCTTCCTCTTATTGCAGTCAATGGGTTTCTTTACATGAAGTTCATGAAAGGTTTCAGCGCAGATGCAAAG AAAATGTATGGGGAAGCGAGTCAGGTGGCTAATGATGCGGTTGGGAGCATAAGAACAGTAGCTTCGTTCTGTGCAGAAGATAAAGTGATGAACATGTACACAAAGAAGTGTGAAGGTCCTATGAAGACAGGGATACGTCAAGGCATTGTCAGTGGAATAGGTTTCAGTGTTTCTTTCTTCGTACTCTTTGCTTCTTACGGGACCAGCTTCTATGTGGGGGCAAGACTTGTGGATGACAACAAGACAACCTTCGACTCTGTTTTCAGg GTTTTCTTTGCTTTGACAATGACGGCTATTGCGATATCTCAGTCGAGTTCGTTGTCTCCTGATTCAAGCAAAGCTGATATCGCTGCTGCTTCGATTTTCGGGATTATCGACAGAGAATCGAAGATTGATCCAAGTGTGGAATCTGGAAGAGTGTTGGATACTGTTAAAGGAGACATTGAGCTTCGTCCTGTTAGTTTCAAATACCCATCAAGGCCTGATGTTCAAATCTTCCAGGATCTTTGTCTAAGTATTCGAGCTGGAAAG acCGTTGCTTTGGTTGGAGAAAGCGGGAGCGGGAAGTCAACGGTGATCGCGTTGCTACAGAGGTTTTACGATCCAGACTCAGGCGAGATCACTCTCGACGGTGCAGAGATGAAGACCCTGCGACTAAAATGGCTCAGACAGCAAACGGGACTCGTTAGCCAAGAACCGATCTTGTTTAACGAAACGATCAGAGACAACATTGCTTACGGAAAAGGCGGAGACGCGAGTGAATCTGAAATAGTATCAGCAGCTGAACTATCAAACGCCCATGGATTCATCAGTGGTCTACAACAG gGTTATGATACGATGGTCGGAGAAAGAGGAATAGAGTTATCAGGCGGGCAAAAACAACGAATGGCTATAGCGAGAGCCATCGTCAAGGATCCTAAGGTATTGCTACTTGATGAAGCTACTAGTGCTCTCGATGCTGAGTCTGAACGTGTGGTTCAAGATGCGCTTGACCGGGTTATGGTGCACCGGCTAAGATTGTGGTGGCTCACCGGTTATCGACGATTAATAACGCGAATGTAA